CGATAAAGATTCCAGCTGGGAATTTTCCTCCCAAACCAGATGTTACAACTTTTCCTCCTTTTTTAAAGCTCATGTTATAAGGAAGTTGCTTTAATTGAAGGAGCTTGTCTTTGTTACTATAACCATTAATGATTCCATAAGCATTAGGATCGCTTTGAACCATTGCCGAAGCACGATTTCGTGTATCAGAGGAAGATAATAATTCAACGGTTGAAGATTTTGCTCCAGTCGATGTGATTTTACCGATTAAACCACCTGGCACCATGACAGCCATATCGGGTTTTACCCCATCTCTTGATCCCTTGTCAATTTCAACTTGTTCATTCCAATTTGTTGGGTTTCGTGAAATGACTGTAGCATTGATTGGATCAAAATCACGAATGCTATCTTGAATGTTAAGTGATTCTTTTAAATCCTTATTTTCTTTTGTTAAATCTGCTACTTTACTTTCCAGTTGCGTTAATCCTTCTAAACGTTTTTTTAACCGTTCATTTTCTTGATACGTATTTTTTAGGTTAGAGAGGCTGCCGATTGTTCCAGAAACAAAAGATACTGGTTTTGAAACAATATTTTCACCAAAG
This DNA window, taken from Listeria sp. PSOL-1, encodes the following:
- the mreC gene encoding rod shape-determining protein MreC; its protein translation is MPQFFLNKRLIILLISIIVLVALVGFSLRDRENASWPEQFVKDVVGFGENIVSKPVSFVSGTIGSLSNLKNTYQENERLKKRLEGLTQLESKVADLTKENKDLKESLNIQDSIRDFDPINATVISRNPTNWNEQVEIDKGSRDGVKPDMAVMVPGGLIGKITSTGAKSSTVELLSSSDTRNRASAMVQSDPNAYGIINGYSNKDKLLQLKQLPYNMSFKKGGKVVTSGLGGKFPAGIFIGTIEKAETDKMGLSQTAYIKPGADLYQLDHIIILKRTAQTTDSSASDDKGKMTTGGE